Proteins co-encoded in one Lynx canadensis isolate LIC74 chromosome C1, mLynCan4.pri.v2, whole genome shotgun sequence genomic window:
- the NIF3L1 gene encoding NIF3-like protein 1 isoform X4: MLSRVLLTPTTIRLVHSLICSSSRSFMDLKVLLSSLNDFASLSLAESWDNVGLLVEPSPPHTVNTLFLTNDLTEEVMEEALQKKSDLILSYHPPIFRPLTHITWKTWKERLVIQALENRVGIYSPHTAYDAAPQGVNSWLAKGLGVCTSRPIHPSKAANYPTGGTHRVEFSVNSTQHLDKVISAVKEIANISITSFSTRTDDEEQTRISLNCSQEALLQVMAFLSQNRQFYQKTEILLLEKSLQSESWPCVLVLGAPCCRG, encoded by the exons ATGTTATCTCGTGTACTCCTCACTCCCACAACAATCCGGCTTGTTCATTCCCTGATCTGCAGTTCTTCCCGTTCCTTCATGGATTTGAAggttctcctttcctccttgaaTGACTTTGCATCCCTCTCACTTGCTGAGAGTTGGGACAATGTTGGATTACTGGTGGAACCAAGCCCACCACACACTGTAAACACACTCTTCCTTACCAATGACTTGACCGAGGAAGTGATGGAGGAGGCGCTGCAAAAGAAGTCGGATCTTATTCTCTCCTACCATCCGCCTATTTTCCGACCTTTGACGCACATAACCTGGAAAACATGGAAGGAGCGCCTGGTGATTCaggctctggaaaacagagttgGTATTTACTCTCCTCACACAGCCTATGATGCTGCACCCCAGGGAGTCAATAGCTGGTTGGCTAAAGGGCTTG GAGTTTGCACCTCCAGGCCCATACATCCTTCCAAAGCTGCCAACTACCCAACGGGGGGAACGCACAGAGTAGAATTCAGTGTTAACTCCACCCAACACCTGGACAAAGTCATTTCTGCAGTGAAAGAAATTGCAAATATTTCTATCACTTCTTTTTCTACTAG gactGATGATGAAGAACAAACACGGATTAGTCTGAATTGTAGTCAGGAGGCTTTGTTACAGGTGATGGCTTTTCTTTCCCAGAACAGACAATTCTATCAGAAGACTGAAATTCTGTTACTGGagaag AGTCTCCAGTCAGAGTCGTGGCCCTGTGTGCTGGTTCTGGGAGCACCGTGCTGCAGGGGGTAG
- the NIF3L1 gene encoding NIF3-like protein 1 isoform X1: MLSRVLLTPTTIRLVHSLICSSSRSFMDLKVLLSSLNDFASLSLAESWDNVGLLVEPSPPHTVNTLFLTNDLTEEVMEEALQKKSDLILSYHPPIFRPLTHITWKTWKERLVIQALENRVGIYSPHTAYDAAPQGVNSWLAKGLGVCTSRPIHPSKAANYPTGGTHRVEFSVNSTQHLDKVISAVKEIANISITSFSTRTDDEEQTRISLNCSQEALLQVMAFLSQNRQFYQKTEILLLEKPPLPQTGMGRLCTLDEPASLATMIERIKRHLKLAHVRLALGVGRTLESPVRVVALCAGSGSTVLQGVEADLYLTGEMSHHDVLDAASQGINVILCEHSNTERGFLSDLRDMLGAHLENKINIILSERDRDPLHVI, translated from the exons ATGTTATCTCGTGTACTCCTCACTCCCACAACAATCCGGCTTGTTCATTCCCTGATCTGCAGTTCTTCCCGTTCCTTCATGGATTTGAAggttctcctttcctccttgaaTGACTTTGCATCCCTCTCACTTGCTGAGAGTTGGGACAATGTTGGATTACTGGTGGAACCAAGCCCACCACACACTGTAAACACACTCTTCCTTACCAATGACTTGACCGAGGAAGTGATGGAGGAGGCGCTGCAAAAGAAGTCGGATCTTATTCTCTCCTACCATCCGCCTATTTTCCGACCTTTGACGCACATAACCTGGAAAACATGGAAGGAGCGCCTGGTGATTCaggctctggaaaacagagttgGTATTTACTCTCCTCACACAGCCTATGATGCTGCACCCCAGGGAGTCAATAGCTGGTTGGCTAAAGGGCTTG GAGTTTGCACCTCCAGGCCCATACATCCTTCCAAAGCTGCCAACTACCCAACGGGGGGAACGCACAGAGTAGAATTCAGTGTTAACTCCACCCAACACCTGGACAAAGTCATTTCTGCAGTGAAAGAAATTGCAAATATTTCTATCACTTCTTTTTCTACTAG gactGATGATGAAGAACAAACACGGATTAGTCTGAATTGTAGTCAGGAGGCTTTGTTACAGGTGATGGCTTTTCTTTCCCAGAACAGACAATTCTATCAGAAGACTGAAATTCTGTTACTGGagaag CCTCCACTTCCGCAAACTGGGATGGGACGGTTGTGCACACTGGATGAGCCTGCTTCCTTGGCAACCATGATTGAGCGAATCAAAAGGCACCTTAAACTAGCTCATGTTCGCCTTGCTCTTGGGGTAGGAAGGACCTTAG AGTCTCCAGTCAGAGTCGTGGCCCTGTGTGCTGGTTCTGGGAGCACCGTGCTGCAGGGGGTAGAGGCTGACCTTTACCTCACAG GTGAGATGTCCCATCATGATGTTCTGGATGCTGCATCCCAAGGAATAAATGTCATCCTCTGTGAACATAGCAACACTGAACGAGGTTTTCTTTCTGATCTTCGAGATATGCTGGGTGCTCACTTGGAAAATAAGATTAATATTATCCTGTCAGAAAGAGACAGGGACCCTCTTCATGTGATTTAA
- the NIF3L1 gene encoding NIF3-like protein 1 isoform X3 — protein sequence MLSRVLLTPTTIRLVHSLICSSSRSFMDLKVLLSSLNDFASLSLAESWDNVGLLVEPSPPHTVNTLFLTNDLTEEVMEEALQKKSDLILSYHPPIFRPLTHITWKTWKERLVIQALENRVGIYSPHTAYDAAPQGVNSWLAKGLGVCTSRPIHPSKAANYPTGGTHRVEFSVNSTQHLDKVISAVKEIANISITSFSTRTDDEEQTRISLNCSQEALLQVMAFLSQNRQFYQKTEILLLEKPPLPQTGMGRLCTLDEPASLATMIERIKRHLKLAHVRLALGVGRTLGEMSHHDVLDAASQGINVILCEHSNTERGFLSDLRDMLGAHLENKINIILSERDRDPLHVI from the exons ATGTTATCTCGTGTACTCCTCACTCCCACAACAATCCGGCTTGTTCATTCCCTGATCTGCAGTTCTTCCCGTTCCTTCATGGATTTGAAggttctcctttcctccttgaaTGACTTTGCATCCCTCTCACTTGCTGAGAGTTGGGACAATGTTGGATTACTGGTGGAACCAAGCCCACCACACACTGTAAACACACTCTTCCTTACCAATGACTTGACCGAGGAAGTGATGGAGGAGGCGCTGCAAAAGAAGTCGGATCTTATTCTCTCCTACCATCCGCCTATTTTCCGACCTTTGACGCACATAACCTGGAAAACATGGAAGGAGCGCCTGGTGATTCaggctctggaaaacagagttgGTATTTACTCTCCTCACACAGCCTATGATGCTGCACCCCAGGGAGTCAATAGCTGGTTGGCTAAAGGGCTTG GAGTTTGCACCTCCAGGCCCATACATCCTTCCAAAGCTGCCAACTACCCAACGGGGGGAACGCACAGAGTAGAATTCAGTGTTAACTCCACCCAACACCTGGACAAAGTCATTTCTGCAGTGAAAGAAATTGCAAATATTTCTATCACTTCTTTTTCTACTAG gactGATGATGAAGAACAAACACGGATTAGTCTGAATTGTAGTCAGGAGGCTTTGTTACAGGTGATGGCTTTTCTTTCCCAGAACAGACAATTCTATCAGAAGACTGAAATTCTGTTACTGGagaag CCTCCACTTCCGCAAACTGGGATGGGACGGTTGTGCACACTGGATGAGCCTGCTTCCTTGGCAACCATGATTGAGCGAATCAAAAGGCACCTTAAACTAGCTCATGTTCGCCTTGCTCTTGGGGTAGGAAGGACCTTAG GTGAGATGTCCCATCATGATGTTCTGGATGCTGCATCCCAAGGAATAAATGTCATCCTCTGTGAACATAGCAACACTGAACGAGGTTTTCTTTCTGATCTTCGAGATATGCTGGGTGCTCACTTGGAAAATAAGATTAATATTATCCTGTCAGAAAGAGACAGGGACCCTCTTCATGTGATTTAA
- the NIF3L1 gene encoding NIF3-like protein 1 isoform X2 — MDLKVLLSSLNDFASLSLAESWDNVGLLVEPSPPHTVNTLFLTNDLTEEVMEEALQKKSDLILSYHPPIFRPLTHITWKTWKERLVIQALENRVGIYSPHTAYDAAPQGVNSWLAKGLGVCTSRPIHPSKAANYPTGGTHRVEFSVNSTQHLDKVISAVKEIANISITSFSTRTDDEEQTRISLNCSQEALLQVMAFLSQNRQFYQKTEILLLEKPPLPQTGMGRLCTLDEPASLATMIERIKRHLKLAHVRLALGVGRTLESPVRVVALCAGSGSTVLQGVEADLYLTGEMSHHDVLDAASQGINVILCEHSNTERGFLSDLRDMLGAHLENKINIILSERDRDPLHVI, encoded by the exons ATGGATTTGAAggttctcctttcctccttgaaTGACTTTGCATCCCTCTCACTTGCTGAGAGTTGGGACAATGTTGGATTACTGGTGGAACCAAGCCCACCACACACTGTAAACACACTCTTCCTTACCAATGACTTGACCGAGGAAGTGATGGAGGAGGCGCTGCAAAAGAAGTCGGATCTTATTCTCTCCTACCATCCGCCTATTTTCCGACCTTTGACGCACATAACCTGGAAAACATGGAAGGAGCGCCTGGTGATTCaggctctggaaaacagagttgGTATTTACTCTCCTCACACAGCCTATGATGCTGCACCCCAGGGAGTCAATAGCTGGTTGGCTAAAGGGCTTG GAGTTTGCACCTCCAGGCCCATACATCCTTCCAAAGCTGCCAACTACCCAACGGGGGGAACGCACAGAGTAGAATTCAGTGTTAACTCCACCCAACACCTGGACAAAGTCATTTCTGCAGTGAAAGAAATTGCAAATATTTCTATCACTTCTTTTTCTACTAG gactGATGATGAAGAACAAACACGGATTAGTCTGAATTGTAGTCAGGAGGCTTTGTTACAGGTGATGGCTTTTCTTTCCCAGAACAGACAATTCTATCAGAAGACTGAAATTCTGTTACTGGagaag CCTCCACTTCCGCAAACTGGGATGGGACGGTTGTGCACACTGGATGAGCCTGCTTCCTTGGCAACCATGATTGAGCGAATCAAAAGGCACCTTAAACTAGCTCATGTTCGCCTTGCTCTTGGGGTAGGAAGGACCTTAG AGTCTCCAGTCAGAGTCGTGGCCCTGTGTGCTGGTTCTGGGAGCACCGTGCTGCAGGGGGTAGAGGCTGACCTTTACCTCACAG GTGAGATGTCCCATCATGATGTTCTGGATGCTGCATCCCAAGGAATAAATGTCATCCTCTGTGAACATAGCAACACTGAACGAGGTTTTCTTTCTGATCTTCGAGATATGCTGGGTGCTCACTTGGAAAATAAGATTAATATTATCCTGTCAGAAAGAGACAGGGACCCTCTTCATGTGATTTAA